One Campylobacter sputorum genomic window, AGTTGTGCGTTTATGCTTCCAGTTGCAACACCACCAAATGCCATTGTTTTTGGAACAGGTTATATATCGCAAAAGCAGATGTTAAAAGCTGGTGGAGTTTTAAATATCTTTTGTATAGCGATTATAACACTATACACATACTTTTTCTTAACTTAAAAAAACAAATCTCAACCTAAAATGGTTGAGATTTTCATATCATGGATTAAAAAATAATTATTTATTTTCGTCTTCTTTTAGTCTTCTTTGTGTTTCTTTTATATTTAGTTTTACAAATTTATAACTTAAAAATATAAAAATAAACCAAATTGCCAGCATTATTATAGATTTTGCCATTTTGTTTCCTTAGTAAATATGCTCATCATTTTGTATCTCTTTGCTAGTTAGTTTAACTTTATCCATAGCTTTCCAAACATAGATAATATAAGCTAAAACAAAAGGTATAAAAACCGAAATAACACTCATTACTCTAAGCGTATAAATACTAGAACTTGAATTATATACGCTTAATGAACTTTGCAAGTGTGTATAAGATGGATAAAACAAATTTCCACTTAATCCTAAACTAAAAAACAAAGAAGTTACCGTCATAACAATACCTAGTCCATAGAAAAATATTCCTTTGTTACTTTTTGTAAAAAGTGCTTTATATATCCCATACAAAACTAGTATCAAACCCAAAACAAATGTTATTAAAAGTATCTTGGTATTTATAAAATTTAAAATATATTGATATTTTTTCATTATAACAATACCATTTTCACCCATCATAAAACCATCTTTTGTAAAAATCCAAAGCAAAAATAGAATAAAAAATAGTAAAAATATTATAAAATTTACTTTTAGTGATTTTCTAAATTTAGCATTTAAATACTCATCGTCTATATTATTCATAAGATATAAATTTCCACCAACCCTAGATGAAAAAACAAGCGCAATTCCTAAAATATAGTTAAATGGGTTTTTAAATATCTCAAGTCCGCGGAGTGAATTTTGCCAAACAACGAAATTTGTATCGTTTAGTTTAAATTCGTTCCCGCTAAAAAATGTGCTAAATATCAAACCTATCAAAAACACACCAACACTTCCATTTATTAAAAGAAAAATTTCATAAGTTTTTTGACCAAAAAAATTATCAGGTTTTTTCCTATACTCATATGCAACAGCTTGGATTATAAAACAAAAAAGTATAGCCATCAAAATCCAATATGCACCACCAAAACTAGTTGCATAAAATAGAGGAAAAGCAGCAAAACAAGCTCCTCCAAACATTACAAGAGTTGTAAATGTAAGTTCCCATTTCTTGCCAATTGAATTAACAATCATATCTTTGTGAAGTTCATTTTCACTCACACAAAAAATCAAAGTTTGACCACCTTGAACAAACATCATAAATACAAAAATTCCAGCAAGCAAACTAACTATAAACCACCAATAAAGTTGATATGCTTCATACATCTTAAAATCCTATCTTTATCTGTTTTAACATAATTTTTATTTCTGCTATGAAAAGTGCTGTAAAAAGAACTGCAAATAGCCAAAATGATATCATTATATTCGTAGATGCTAAATTTGTAGCAGCTATGCCAACTGGCATTAAATCCTGTATAGCCCAAGGTTGTCTTCCGACCTCAGCAACTATCCAACCAGCCTCACAAGCAATATAACCGAGAGGAATGCTAAATACACAAATCCAAAGAATTTTCCTAAATTTCTCAATCTCATTTGCCATAGATAAATACAAAGTTGCAAAAAATAATAGTATGAAAAAGCTACCAAGTGCTACCATTATATGAAAACTATAAAAAGTAAGTGCTATTGGCGGAACTATATCTTTTGGATTATCAAAATATCCATATCCGAAATTTTTCATATTCTTATCAAGTAAATCTTTATTTTTAAGCATTAAATCGCTATTGTTATTATCTTTTGCTTTTTTATAATCACTTAGTGCTTTTATAGCAATTTTGCCACTATCTATTCTTTCTTTGGCAGAAACTATACCAAATTTCTCATTTCCATAAACCATATCTTCAATACCAGGAGTAAAGTTATTTATCCCTCTTGTTGCCATAAGTCCAAGAAGATATGGTGCTTGTATCTCAAGTAAAAATGGATTTTTATCATCTCCTATTTGCTTATTTGGATTTAAAATACCCATAGCCACAATTCCAGCATTAACCTCTCCTTTATAAAGTCCTTCCATCGCCGCAAGTTTCATTGGTTGTTTTTGTGCAACCTGATAAGCACTTTCATCGCCACTAAAAAGCACAAAAAGAGAACTTAAAAATCCAAAACTAGCAGCAACTATAAAACTTTTTTTTGCCATTATAAAATGCTTGTTTTTTAGCATAAAATACGCACTAATACCTAGCACAAAAAGTGCTGAAGTGATATATCCGCCGCCAACAGTGTGTAAAAATTTAGATATACCTGTTGGAGATAAAGCAATTTGTAAAAAATTTATCATTTCATTTCTTGCCATATCTGGATTAAACATCGTCCCAACTGGATTTTGCATCCATCCATTTGCAACAAGTATCCAAAAAGCACTCAAATTTGAACCTATTGCAACCAT contains:
- the cydB gene encoding cytochrome d ubiquinol oxidase subunit II; protein product: MYEAYQLYWWFIVSLLAGIFVFMMFVQGGQTLIFCVSENELHKDMIVNSIGKKWELTFTTLVMFGGACFAAFPLFYATSFGGAYWILMAILFCFIIQAVAYEYRKKPDNFFGQKTYEIFLLINGSVGVFLIGLIFSTFFSGNEFKLNDTNFVVWQNSLRGLEIFKNPFNYILGIALVFSSRVGGNLYLMNNIDDEYLNAKFRKSLKVNFIIFLLFFILFLLWIFTKDGFMMGENGIVIMKKYQYILNFINTKILLITFVLGLILVLYGIYKALFTKSNKGIFFYGLGIVMTVTSLFFSLGLSGNLFYPSYTHLQSSLSVYNSSSSIYTLRVMSVISVFIPFVLAYIIYVWKAMDKVKLTSKEIQNDEHIY
- a CDS encoding cytochrome ubiquinol oxidase subunit I; the protein is MIDLSSVDYSRAQFALTALYHFLFVPLTLGLSFIIAFMETIYVKTGNEEWRKITKFWLRLFAVNFAIGVATGIIMEFEFGTNWANYSWFVGDIFGAPLAAEGIFAFFLEATFFAVMFFGWEKVSKKFHLLSTWMVAIGSNLSAFWILVANGWMQNPVGTMFNPDMARNEMINFLQIALSPTGISKFLHTVGGGYITSALFVLGISAYFMLKNKHFIMAKKSFIVAASFGFLSSLFVLFSGDESAYQVAQKQPMKLAAMEGLYKGEVNAGIVAMGILNPNKQIGDDKNPFLLEIQAPYLLGLMATRGINNFTPGIEDMVYGNEKFGIVSAKERIDSGKIAIKALSDYKKAKDNNNSDLMLKNKDLLDKNMKNFGYGYFDNPKDIVPPIALTFYSFHIMVALGSFFILLFFATLYLSMANEIEKFRKILWICVFSIPLGYIACEAGWIVAEVGRQPWAIQDLMPVGIAATNLASTNIMISFWLFAVLFTALFIAEIKIMLKQIKIGF